One segment of Anatilimnocola aggregata DNA contains the following:
- a CDS encoding endonuclease NucS domain-containing protein has product MSLQMSLWEVNGKALKACPVEVLDDEMRLEDWIENDTSLLGMELLLIGRQVQTRYRGYLDLLGIDSEGNLIVLELKKDKTPREVVAQILDYASWAKELSPAEVGALAAKYLKRSLSEAFAERFGSPIPTAINVSHRLIIVASKLDDSSERIVQYLASEHSLDINVVFFNCFTVNGKEVVGRSWLMDPEEVEQRSEARHKLPWSGTWFVNVGERPFRNWDDFRKYGFTSAGQGAVYSRPLIKLEVGDKIFAYLKGYGYVGYGEITSTACMAKDFMVDGKRLLDLPLVAPSMNSNSDDPELSEWVVGVKWLCSFPREESKTFTGVFANQNVVCKLRHEQTLDFLKREFGLDEAVTTS; this is encoded by the coding sequence ATGTCGCTTCAGATGTCGCTCTGGGAAGTAAATGGCAAAGCCCTGAAGGCATGCCCGGTTGAAGTTCTCGATGACGAGATGAGGCTTGAGGATTGGATTGAAAACGACACTTCATTACTCGGGATGGAACTACTGCTGATCGGTCGGCAAGTACAAACTCGGTACCGTGGTTATCTTGATTTGCTCGGGATCGACTCGGAGGGCAACCTGATCGTCCTTGAATTGAAAAAGGACAAAACGCCACGTGAAGTTGTTGCCCAGATTTTGGATTATGCCTCTTGGGCGAAAGAACTGTCGCCTGCAGAAGTTGGCGCATTGGCCGCAAAATACTTGAAACGCAGCCTTTCAGAGGCATTTGCCGAGCGATTTGGTTCGCCAATTCCGACTGCAATCAACGTTAGCCACAGGCTGATCATCGTCGCATCGAAGCTCGACGATTCATCCGAACGCATTGTTCAGTATTTAGCATCTGAACATTCCCTCGACATCAACGTAGTATTTTTCAATTGCTTTACCGTGAATGGGAAGGAAGTTGTGGGCCGGTCCTGGTTAATGGACCCAGAGGAGGTTGAACAGCGCTCTGAGGCTCGCCACAAACTTCCGTGGTCAGGGACGTGGTTCGTCAACGTGGGCGAGCGCCCATTCCGAAACTGGGATGACTTTCGCAAATACGGATTTACTTCGGCTGGACAAGGTGCGGTTTATAGTAGGCCACTGATAAAACTCGAAGTCGGCGACAAGATATTTGCCTACTTGAAAGGTTACGGATATGTCGGATACGGTGAGATCACATCGACCGCATGCATGGCAAAGGACTTTATGGTCGATGGAAAGCGACTTTTGGACTTGCCATTGGTCGCTCCGTCAATGAATTCCAACAGCGACGACCCTGAGCTATCCGAATGGGTTGTCGGCGTGAAATGGCTTTGCTCTTTTCCTAGAGAAGAGTCCAAAACCTTCACTGGCGTCTTCGCTAATCAAAACGTCGTCTGCAAATTGCGACATGAGCAGACGCTCGACTTCTTGAAACGTGAGTTTGGCCTCGACGAAGCTGTGACAACGAGTTAA
- a CDS encoding metallophosphoesterase yields the protein MLRTFIAAGLMFIWQLSSSPAFAQVERAWLTHRSHDPSKIVVSWTTKTPSESVVRFGVTKDFGQEGRIAGTSTLHHVEIPVTEKGKTYHYSVGAADLVPLTGTFKSCPTDELRVAVVANWHAKADLTALVKDDVHLLMTAGDNITSLWQKCGDGKKDCFLPYAELIDAYPELFRSTPFMPVLGNHDREIRPRGDKPPAEPVYDIDATAFRQFFELPDDEWKWHFDVSDFGVRFVALDFNHIADFGTTWQTCHDFSRESEQFKWYESLMAKPSPFVVTIYNERNGSIRSQAKGGWHELFRKGTACITGFGHFAERAEVDGLHYFDTSLNGKGNKYPDPKSNALFSEDNYVLLTFNREKKSATIDLKSLDGKVLDRTEVQGK from the coding sequence ATGCTTCGTACATTCATCGCTGCCGGATTGATGTTCATCTGGCAGTTGTCATCGTCGCCAGCATTCGCTCAGGTCGAGCGAGCATGGCTCACGCACCGAAGCCACGATCCGAGCAAGATTGTAGTGAGTTGGACGACCAAGACGCCGAGCGAGTCCGTTGTTCGTTTCGGAGTGACGAAGGACTTCGGACAAGAAGGGCGAATCGCAGGTACAAGCACACTTCATCACGTCGAGATTCCAGTTACAGAGAAAGGCAAGACCTACCACTACTCGGTCGGCGCTGCCGACCTCGTTCCTCTGACAGGAACCTTTAAGTCGTGTCCGACCGACGAACTTCGGGTTGCCGTTGTAGCCAACTGGCATGCCAAGGCCGATCTGACCGCTCTCGTCAAAGATGATGTGCATCTATTGATGACAGCGGGCGACAACATCACCAGTCTTTGGCAGAAGTGTGGCGATGGAAAGAAGGATTGCTTCCTGCCCTATGCGGAGTTGATCGACGCCTACCCAGAACTCTTCCGCTCGACACCATTCATGCCGGTGCTGGGCAACCATGATCGAGAAATCCGGCCAAGAGGCGACAAGCCACCTGCCGAGCCGGTTTACGACATTGACGCCACGGCGTTCCGGCAATTCTTCGAGCTTCCCGACGACGAATGGAAGTGGCATTTCGACGTATCAGACTTTGGCGTGCGTTTTGTCGCTCTCGACTTCAACCACATTGCGGACTTCGGAACAACTTGGCAAACGTGCCACGATTTCAGCCGGGAGTCGGAGCAGTTTAAGTGGTATGAGAGCCTGATGGCGAAACCTTCCCCGTTTGTTGTCACCATCTACAACGAGCGTAACGGCAGCATCCGAAGTCAGGCCAAGGGAGGCTGGCACGAACTCTTCCGCAAAGGAACAGCGTGCATCACCGGCTTCGGACACTTTGCTGAACGAGCCGAGGTCGATGGCCTGCATTACTTCGACACTTCGCTGAATGGGAAGGGAAACAAATACCCCGATCCCAAGTCGAATGCGTTGTTCAGCGAGGACAATTACGTGTTGCTCACGTTCAATCGAGAGAAGAAGTCGGCGACCATCGACTTGAAGAGCCTGGACGGAAAGGTGCTGGATCGAACGGAGGTTCAAGGGAAATGA
- a CDS encoding nitric-oxide reductase large subunit gives MKKLWIGFTLVLFVSFSVLGWIGTRIYEEAPPIVKQVVTTEGKVVIDEGEIQAGQNVWQTLGGMEVGSVWGHGSYVAPDWTADWLHREAIFILDRWAKSDYDTEFEKLDNEKQAQLSGRLTTLMRTNTYDPKTQMVTVAPIRAAAFESNLAHYSDVFSNGKTDYAIPAGAVSDPVRLRRLSAFYFWTSWAASTNRPNAHISYTNNWPYEPLVGNRATGDAVVWTGVSIIMLLAGISAMAWWYASRREAEQEPTAPETDPLGSWQATPSQKATVKYFWVVSALILLQMLLGVITAHYGVEGDAFYGFPLSKWLPYSVARTWHIQLGLFWIATAWLAAGLFIGPLVSEKEPKGQRLGVNILFVALLVVVVGSLTGEWLSVHNKLSDTVSFYLGHQGYEYVDLGRAWQVGLFVGLLLWLFLMIRVLLPALRKEGEQKQLVALLAVSTGAIALFYGAGLTWGQHTNLTIVEYWRWWVVHLWVEGFFEVFATTVIAFIFMRLNLIKPGIAAAAALLSATIFLSGGIIGTCHHLYFSGTPPVALAWGSVFSALEVVPLVLVGFDAMEDLRRSRSSPWVQRYKWPIYFFVSVAFWNMVGAGLFGFMINPPIALYYMQGLNTTPLHGHAALFGVYGMLGIGLMLVCLRVLIPGVEWKDGLLRFSFWSLNGGLAAMCLLSLLPVGLMQTWASVEHGYWYARSSEFLQTPLMQNLRWMRVPGDTIFFLGAVALVLFVAGLKTGHSFRRNA, from the coding sequence ATGAAAAAGCTTTGGATCGGCTTCACCCTCGTTCTGTTTGTTTCCTTTTCTGTCCTTGGCTGGATCGGCACTCGGATTTACGAGGAAGCTCCACCGATTGTGAAGCAGGTAGTCACCACCGAAGGCAAGGTGGTCATTGACGAAGGCGAGATTCAAGCTGGCCAAAATGTTTGGCAGACACTCGGCGGAATGGAGGTCGGCTCAGTCTGGGGACACGGCAGTTATGTCGCACCGGACTGGACAGCCGATTGGCTACATCGTGAAGCCATTTTCATCCTCGACCGCTGGGCAAAGAGTGACTACGACACCGAGTTCGAGAAACTCGACAATGAGAAGCAGGCGCAGTTGAGTGGTCGGTTGACCACACTCATGCGGACCAATACCTACGATCCGAAAACGCAAATGGTTACGGTTGCTCCGATTCGTGCCGCTGCGTTTGAGTCGAACTTGGCCCACTATTCAGATGTGTTCTCGAACGGAAAAACCGACTACGCCATTCCCGCTGGAGCCGTGAGCGATCCGGTTCGTCTGCGTCGGCTTTCGGCTTTCTATTTTTGGACCTCGTGGGCAGCCTCGACCAATCGACCGAACGCTCACATAAGCTACACCAACAACTGGCCTTACGAGCCATTGGTCGGTAACCGAGCCACTGGTGATGCAGTAGTCTGGACGGGCGTGAGCATCATCATGCTGCTGGCGGGAATTTCAGCGATGGCATGGTGGTATGCGTCTCGACGAGAGGCCGAGCAAGAGCCGACTGCGCCGGAAACCGATCCACTAGGCAGTTGGCAAGCCACTCCTTCTCAGAAAGCGACCGTCAAATACTTTTGGGTCGTGTCCGCCTTGATTCTGTTGCAAATGCTCTTGGGAGTCATCACGGCGCACTACGGCGTTGAGGGCGATGCGTTCTACGGCTTTCCACTCTCAAAATGGTTGCCGTACAGCGTGGCTCGAACATGGCACATTCAATTGGGCCTCTTCTGGATCGCCACGGCTTGGTTGGCTGCCGGTTTGTTCATCGGCCCGCTGGTGAGCGAGAAGGAACCAAAGGGCCAACGCCTGGGCGTCAACATCCTGTTTGTGGCACTGCTGGTCGTGGTGGTCGGCTCATTAACCGGCGAATGGTTGAGCGTTCACAACAAGCTGTCGGACACGGTGTCGTTCTATCTTGGCCATCAGGGCTACGAGTACGTGGACTTAGGGCGAGCGTGGCAGGTTGGCCTGTTCGTCGGTCTGCTGCTCTGGCTGTTCTTAATGATTCGAGTCTTGCTCCCAGCCTTGCGAAAAGAAGGGGAGCAGAAACAGCTTGTGGCTTTGCTGGCCGTCTCCACGGGCGCTATCGCTCTCTTCTACGGTGCGGGGCTGACTTGGGGGCAGCATACGAACCTGACGATAGTCGAATACTGGCGCTGGTGGGTGGTTCATTTGTGGGTCGAAGGATTCTTCGAGGTTTTCGCCACCACCGTCATCGCCTTCATCTTCATGCGACTGAATTTGATCAAACCGGGGATCGCTGCGGCGGCGGCTCTGTTGTCCGCCACAATTTTTCTGTCAGGCGGCATCATCGGGACATGCCATCATCTGTACTTTTCAGGAACGCCACCCGTAGCCTTGGCCTGGGGATCGGTTTTTAGTGCGCTGGAAGTGGTTCCTCTGGTTCTCGTCGGGTTCGATGCGATGGAGGATTTGCGACGGTCGAGATCGTCCCCGTGGGTGCAAAGGTACAAGTGGCCGATCTATTTTTTCGTGTCTGTCGCCTTTTGGAACATGGTCGGGGCCGGGTTGTTCGGGTTTATGATTAACCCGCCGATTGCTCTCTATTACATGCAGGGGCTCAACACGACTCCGTTGCATGGTCACGCTGCCTTATTCGGCGTCTATGGGATGTTGGGGATCGGGTTGATGCTGGTCTGCTTGCGAGTCCTAATTCCCGGTGTGGAATGGAAGGATGGGCTGCTGCGGTTCTCGTTCTGGTCTTTGAACGGCGGTTTGGCGGCGATGTGCCTGCTGAGCTTGTTGCCCGTAGGTCTGATGCAGACCTGGGCCTCTGTCGAGCATGGTTACTGGTACGCCCGCAGCAGCGAGTTCTTGCAAACGCCGCTGATGCAAAACTTGCGGTGGATGCGAGTTCCAGGCGACACGATCTTCTTTCTCGGAGCCGTGGCGTTGGTCTTATTTGTCGCCGGTCTCAAAACCGGACACTCTTTTCGGAGGAATGCTTAA
- a CDS encoding formylglycine-generating enzyme family protein: protein MADTRQVVRWSLERKCTFRNGDRWFLPDQTFKQLADFRTVAAAEGDNRNVNGICVTGWTTERDNAGKVQSIPVSGFRIEDRLGPFGGLPMVLSTCHLCEANAKGELGVEVAGCFGYLDVWPDSEELDKQLWTIIEQRHLESRIRSAFPLTTPLWYGFWIESPLRRLQAEVLHELLNAACDYADPKDKDVRHFLNALDTAIRWELPVHVSLSPLGHTDFGWYTVFPHCPRCKANASVGRWKENYQATAYECRVCGHEFNPDDHHSMERDDFDWDANSLEKQLGPMAYQQFIKSFLLQRGCSSGQVDEVVDNKNNGPLIRRIKATRRKRNGTLRRLRQRVAEKSDGDRPSLLSFAIADDIELEMVLVPAGEFLMGSPNADQVPSEAPQHPVRIYRPLYIGRFPVTQAQWSAVMGRNPSKHQGDPRLPIDQVSWFDCQDFCDRLCKRLQRVFRLPSEAEWEYACRAGTTSKFAFGDSLLPTQANFTPFIQRFGMPPDGEEDAVRELEQLVESGPRHDAQTTPVGSYPPNAWGIYDMHGNVDEWCEDVWHPNYDGAPNDGSAWLEGENTEVFRVMRGGWCSATEFVCTSSARRQLRADAGSPDEDIEGEEDDGGFMESLFDLMYIPNGFRVVCECP, encoded by the coding sequence ATGGCAGATACCCGTCAAGTCGTCAGGTGGTCACTCGAACGCAAATGCACTTTCCGCAATGGTGACCGCTGGTTTCTGCCAGACCAGACATTTAAGCAACTGGCCGACTTCCGCACAGTTGCGGCGGCAGAGGGCGACAATCGCAATGTGAACGGAATCTGCGTCACCGGCTGGACGACGGAAAGAGATAATGCCGGGAAGGTCCAAAGCATCCCCGTATCTGGCTTCAGAATTGAGGATCGACTAGGGCCGTTTGGCGGTTTGCCGATGGTGCTTTCGACCTGCCATTTGTGTGAAGCAAATGCCAAGGGCGAACTTGGCGTAGAGGTGGCTGGATGTTTTGGCTATCTCGATGTCTGGCCCGATTCGGAGGAACTCGACAAGCAACTTTGGACCATCATTGAGCAGCGCCACCTTGAGTCTCGGATCAGATCGGCGTTTCCGCTGACAACGCCACTTTGGTACGGATTTTGGATCGAATCGCCACTTCGTCGTTTGCAGGCAGAGGTACTTCACGAACTTCTAAATGCCGCCTGCGATTACGCTGATCCCAAGGACAAGGACGTTCGCCACTTCCTTAACGCTCTGGACACCGCAATCCGCTGGGAGTTGCCGGTCCACGTCTCGCTGTCTCCGCTTGGCCACACTGATTTTGGTTGGTACACGGTCTTTCCGCACTGCCCTAGATGCAAGGCAAACGCTTCAGTTGGACGTTGGAAGGAGAATTACCAAGCAACTGCTTACGAATGCCGAGTCTGCGGCCACGAGTTCAATCCTGACGACCATCACAGCATGGAGAGGGACGACTTTGATTGGGATGCGAACTCGCTCGAAAAGCAACTTGGCCCGATGGCTTACCAGCAGTTCATAAAGTCGTTCTTGCTTCAGCGTGGCTGTTCATCGGGACAAGTTGATGAAGTCGTTGACAACAAGAACAACGGTCCTCTGATTCGCCGCATCAAGGCGACTCGTCGAAAACGCAACGGGACGCTTCGGAGGTTGCGGCAGCGTGTTGCTGAGAAGTCCGACGGTGACCGTCCATCTTTGCTCTCGTTTGCGATTGCCGATGACATTGAACTGGAGATGGTGCTAGTTCCCGCCGGCGAATTTCTCATGGGTTCGCCAAACGCTGATCAAGTACCAAGTGAAGCTCCACAACATCCGGTGCGGATTTATCGACCTTTATACATCGGACGATTCCCAGTGACGCAAGCACAGTGGAGCGCTGTCATGGGAAGAAACCCTTCAAAGCATCAGGGCGACCCACGATTGCCCATAGACCAAGTAAGTTGGTTTGATTGCCAGGACTTCTGCGACCGGCTTTGCAAGCGTCTGCAGCGGGTGTTCCGTTTACCCAGTGAAGCCGAGTGGGAATATGCCTGCCGTGCAGGGACAACGAGCAAGTTTGCATTCGGCGATTCGCTTTTGCCAACTCAGGCGAATTTCACTCCATTTATACAACGATTTGGGATGCCGCCCGATGGTGAAGAGGATGCTGTTCGGGAGCTTGAACAGTTGGTGGAGAGCGGACCTCGACATGATGCTCAAACTACACCGGTTGGCAGCTATCCGCCGAATGCCTGGGGTATCTACGACATGCACGGAAACGTCGATGAGTGGTGTGAAGATGTCTGGCACCCGAACTACGATGGCGCACCGAATGATGGAAGCGCTTGGCTAGAGGGTGAGAACACGGAGGTGTTCAGGGTTATGCGAGGAGGCTGGTGTTCTGCAACCGAGTTCGTTTGCACAAGTTCAGCGAGGCGACAACTTCGAGCAGACGCAGGATCACCAGACGAGGACATCGAAGGCGAGGAAGACGATGGAGGATTTATGGAATCGCTCTTTGATCTGATGTACATACCCAACGGATTCCGGGTGGTTTGCGAATGCCCGTAG
- a CDS encoding DUF6117 family protein, with amino-acid sequence MALAVGHKSNFEALAQAFGAGDVALIECELRTTGEEVAVICAANRLANGVIDFVPFAILFNDNPYELLNPPNPDGGFQS; translated from the coding sequence ATGGCTCTCGCAGTTGGTCACAAGTCGAACTTTGAAGCGTTGGCCCAGGCATTCGGCGCTGGAGACGTTGCGCTGATTGAATGCGAGCTTCGGACAACGGGCGAGGAAGTGGCGGTGATCTGTGCCGCAAATCGCTTGGCAAACGGGGTGATCGACTTCGTTCCGTTCGCCATTCTTTTCAATGACAATCCGTATGAGTTGCTCAACCCGCCGAATCCTGATGGTGGTTTTCAGTCGTAG
- a CDS encoding c-type heme family protein: MGRTSSILVCGLLAALVVTGLLFSAEQAPPKNENENEPSAAATERTRKTVRMLDDVYKTAVVLITDKYVNDENDFPAGSAAIALFSEVEKKGWHGVRLLDVTGKPYDNKNVAKDEFEKKGVSQLQAGKDYYEQIIEKDGKPYLRAMTPVPVVMQKCVMCHPHYADAKKGVAIGAISYTLPIE; the protein is encoded by the coding sequence ATGGGTCGAACGTCGTCAATTCTCGTTTGTGGGCTGTTGGCAGCCTTAGTTGTGACCGGACTCCTGTTTTCGGCTGAGCAAGCGCCGCCGAAGAACGAGAACGAGAACGAGCCATCGGCAGCGGCTACGGAGCGGACCCGGAAGACGGTACGGATGCTGGACGACGTGTACAAAACCGCCGTCGTGCTAATCACGGATAAATATGTCAATGACGAAAATGATTTCCCCGCAGGCAGTGCTGCAATCGCTCTGTTTAGCGAGGTCGAGAAAAAAGGCTGGCACGGAGTTCGATTGCTGGATGTAACTGGAAAACCCTACGACAACAAGAATGTCGCCAAGGATGAGTTCGAGAAAAAGGGTGTTAGCCAATTGCAGGCCGGGAAGGACTATTACGAACAGATCATCGAAAAAGATGGCAAGCCGTACCTGCGTGCGATGACGCCTGTGCCCGTGGTTATGCAGAAGTGCGTCATGTGCCATCCGCATTACGCCGACGCCAAAAAGGGTGTAGCCATTGGAGCGATCAGCTACACACTGCCCATTGAATGA
- a CDS encoding TspO/MBR family protein encodes MNWLDWYNTLAKPSWTPAPATIGLIWQILYPIILVTFGFVFVQTIRGKVPWLVALPFAINLVANLIFTPIQFGMRNLPLASVDILIVWVTIIWMMVAIWRHYRWVAVAQVPYFVWVSLATVLQLSITAMNWEK; translated from the coding sequence ATGAACTGGCTCGACTGGTACAACACGCTCGCCAAACCAAGTTGGACACCGGCCCCTGCGACCATCGGATTGATCTGGCAGATTCTCTACCCGATCATCCTCGTCACATTCGGCTTCGTCTTCGTGCAGACTATTCGAGGCAAAGTGCCGTGGCTCGTGGCACTGCCGTTCGCCATCAACCTCGTCGCCAACTTGATCTTCACCCCGATCCAGTTCGGGATGCGGAACCTGCCGCTGGCATCGGTGGACATCCTGATCGTGTGGGTCACAATCATCTGGATGATGGTTGCCATCTGGCGACACTACCGCTGGGTTGCCGTGGCCCAGGTTCCCTATTTCGTGTGGGTGTCACTGGCGACCGTGCTGCAACTGTCGATCACTGCGATGAATTGGGAAAAATGA
- a CDS encoding helix-turn-helix domain-containing protein, with product MSKRNIGNLYDPRQGDQAIRMESLRLPCKPTEPPRTNYFSIYFIESGSGSFWADASKFYLHPNSLLFFVPYQHIRFAPTRSVHGELIQFHANFLCVETFHAEVGCSGILFNDPYGAPVVTLDEHARSEVLGLVERIRNEQGREELAFGEVMLAYLKVLLILATRLKTPQAAACGPGLADLRHPVLAQLRDLIEANYQTLHSPADYAKRLHVTPKTLGRIVRDHLGTTPSDLIRNRILIHAKWQLLHTLKSVKEISREVGFSDELYFSRLFKKATGYSPTFFRDFETEIRGGSNLSMLSSHAPILRSGGASDS from the coding sequence ATGAGCAAACGCAATATCGGCAACTTGTACGATCCTCGTCAGGGCGATCAGGCGATCCGAATGGAAAGCCTGCGGCTCCCCTGCAAACCGACCGAGCCGCCACGCACGAACTACTTCTCGATTTACTTCATCGAATCTGGTTCCGGCTCGTTCTGGGCCGATGCTTCTAAGTTTTACCTCCATCCCAACTCACTGCTATTCTTTGTTCCCTACCAGCACATCCGATTCGCACCGACTCGTTCAGTTCACGGAGAACTCATCCAGTTTCATGCGAACTTTCTCTGCGTGGAGACGTTTCACGCCGAGGTTGGCTGTAGCGGCATTCTGTTTAACGATCCCTACGGCGCTCCTGTCGTCACCCTGGACGAACATGCGAGGTCGGAAGTCTTGGGTCTGGTCGAACGCATTCGGAACGAACAAGGCAGGGAAGAGCTTGCCTTTGGCGAGGTCATGCTCGCCTATCTGAAAGTGCTGCTGATCCTCGCCACTCGTCTTAAGACGCCGCAGGCGGCAGCCTGTGGACCAGGGCTGGCAGACTTGCGACATCCCGTTCTCGCTCAGCTTCGTGACCTTATCGAAGCGAACTACCAAACCCTGCATTCACCCGCCGACTACGCCAAGCGACTGCACGTCACCCCCAAGACTCTCGGCAGGATTGTGCGGGATCATCTTGGGACCACGCCTAGTGATCTGATTCGTAATCGCATTCTCATTCACGCCAAATGGCAACTGCTCCACACGTTGAAGTCCGTGAAAGAGATTTCACGAGAGGTTGGCTTTTCCGACGAACTCTATTTCAGTCGCTTGTTCAAGAAGGCCACCGGCTACTCTCCGACCTTCTTCCGTGACTTCGAGACGGAAATTCGAGGCGGGAGCAATCTGTCCATGCTTTCGTCCCATGCGCCCATTCTGCGTTCTGGTGGGGCATCCGATAGTTGA
- a CDS encoding Holliday junction DNA helicase RuvB C-terminal domain-containing protein, which produces MNESNEISDFAPSSLSHLIGQRKVIQQVEVALDAAQQDGKKLDHCLMVGPPGLGKSALAQVIAQEMATGFHEVLGQSLNSPAELNALLLGVKKRDIVFIDECHEMKKEFQTALYLALDKQKIFVKTGTGTPMGLSIADFTLLLATTDEFCILQPLRDRMKLVLRYEFYSDEELAIVLLHRTKALGWKVDDVVLVQIAYRSRGTPRLALRLLQSCHRVARSVGDSTITAAHLHRACELEEIDDIGLGPNEQKYLRILESGPTRLNVVASILSLPSRTVSAVIEPFLIRSGLVTKDKSGLRELTADGREFLSQSCQQPV; this is translated from the coding sequence ATGAACGAATCTAACGAAATCAGCGACTTTGCGCCATCATCACTGAGCCATTTGATTGGCCAGCGAAAGGTGATCCAGCAAGTCGAGGTTGCACTCGACGCCGCACAGCAAGATGGCAAGAAGCTCGACCACTGCCTCATGGTCGGACCACCTGGACTTGGCAAAAGTGCCTTGGCCCAGGTCATCGCCCAGGAAATGGCGACCGGCTTCCATGAAGTCTTGGGCCAATCGCTGAACTCACCCGCCGAATTGAACGCACTTCTGCTGGGCGTAAAAAAGCGGGACATCGTATTCATCGACGAATGCCACGAAATGAAGAAGGAGTTTCAAACTGCACTCTACCTCGCCCTCGACAAGCAGAAGATTTTCGTAAAGACCGGCACCGGAACACCGATGGGCCTGAGCATTGCCGACTTCACGTTGCTGCTGGCGACGACAGACGAGTTCTGCATTTTGCAGCCGTTGCGGGATCGGATGAAGCTCGTGCTTCGATACGAGTTCTACAGCGATGAAGAACTGGCGATTGTCCTGCTGCATCGCACGAAAGCGCTTGGCTGGAAGGTCGATGATGTTGTGCTGGTTCAGATCGCCTACCGATCCCGTGGAACTCCTCGCCTTGCACTTCGGTTGCTTCAATCGTGTCACCGTGTTGCTCGTTCAGTCGGCGATTCCACGATCACAGCGGCGCACCTCCATCGTGCTTGTGAACTTGAAGAGATCGACGATATCGGCCTTGGCCCGAACGAACAGAAGTACCTGCGGATTTTGGAGTCAGGGCCGACTCGATTGAATGTGGTTGCGTCGATTCTCAGTCTTCCGAGTCGAACTGTGAGCGCCGTGATCGAACCGTTCTTGATTCGTTCCGGCTTAGTGACAAAGGACAAGAGCGGGCTACGGGAACTGACCGCCGATGGTCGTGAGTTTCTGTCTCAATCGTGTCAGCAACCCGTCTAA
- a CDS encoding DUF417 family protein — protein MSVLKLFELASRMDKVGITLTRVGLIVVLLWIGGLKAFRYEADGIVPFVANSPTMSFFYADPSNYKAHKNPEGALVPENRSWHESNRTYEFAYGLGTVIVLYGLLLCLHPWLPQAAAVGSFLVFVMSFVTLSFLITTPECWVPPLGDAQHGFPYLSGAGRLVIKDAIMMGAALVTMADSARAYLLQRAASDS, from the coding sequence ATGAGCGTGCTGAAACTGTTTGAACTGGCGTCTCGAATGGACAAAGTGGGCATAACTCTGACCAGAGTTGGACTCATCGTCGTGTTGCTTTGGATCGGAGGTCTGAAGGCGTTTCGGTACGAAGCGGACGGCATCGTGCCGTTCGTCGCCAACAGTCCCACTATGAGCTTTTTCTATGCCGATCCTAGCAACTACAAAGCCCACAAGAACCCCGAAGGGGCACTCGTGCCAGAGAACCGCTCCTGGCACGAGTCGAACAGAACTTACGAGTTTGCCTACGGGCTGGGGACCGTGATCGTCCTGTACGGACTGCTGCTCTGCCTGCATCCTTGGCTTCCCCAGGCGGCGGCAGTCGGCAGCTTCCTGGTCTTCGTGATGTCGTTCGTCACGCTGTCGTTTCTCATCACGACGCCCGAATGTTGGGTTCCACCTCTTGGCGATGCGCAGCACGGATTTCCGTATCTGAGCGGGGCCGGAAGGCTCGTCATCAAGGACGCCATTATGATGGGTGCAGCCTTGGTGACGATGGCTGATTCAGCCAGGGCGTACCTGCTACAACGAGCGGCGTCCGACTCGTAG
- a CDS encoding response regulator, whose product MIDTNILLVDDDTDTCDSMSDVFMDLGYTVDTAHDGASAVELSGGHHYLLALLDYNMPGMDGLELCRRLKIMRPNIVVALITGFTSITTTGEAAEAGIRCSFLKPVDFSLLMPLVEKIVGNFVSRRSSEGANTC is encoded by the coding sequence GTGATAGACACAAACATCTTGTTGGTTGACGACGACACGGACACCTGCGATTCGATGTCGGACGTGTTCATGGACCTCGGCTACACGGTGGATACGGCCCACGACGGTGCAAGTGCCGTGGAATTATCCGGGGGGCACCACTACCTCTTGGCTCTTCTCGATTACAACATGCCCGGCATGGACGGCCTGGAACTCTGCCGACGCTTGAAGATCATGCGGCCGAACATCGTGGTTGCACTCATAACTGGCTTCACTTCCATCACCACAACGGGTGAAGCAGCCGAGGCGGGAATTAGGTGTTCCTTTCTGAAGCCGGTGGATTTCTCACTGCTGATGCCGCTTGTGGAAAAGATTGTCGGAAACTTTGTTTCTCGGCGTTCGAGCGAAGGTGCGAATACCTGTTAA